Within the Halobaculum limi genome, the region CGCGTCAGAATATATGCGAACGAAGGGTGAGACGCTCGGCGTCCACCCGATGCTGCGACTCACGCCGCCGCGACGAGCGCTCTCCGGTCTCTCGCCCGAACGCGTGCTGTGCGGACACGGCGAGGGCGTCCTCACCGACGGACAGCGAGCGCTCGAAACTGCGCTGTCGGACGCCCGCAGCAACGCACCCGGCCTATACGCCAAGACGCTGACGATGTTCCTGGGGTGAGGGCATCGGCGTGAACAGAGACGGGCGCGACTGCGGAAGCAAGACGGACAACGGCGAGTGGGGTGACCCACCGGGAGCGACAGCGACCGACGGCGACGGTCGCGCGACGACGGTCCACATCACGACGGACCTGCTGTCGCTGTTGCTCGAACGCGCGGAAGATGCCGATCCGACCGCCGAGAACGTCGTCCTCGACGTGACGGCAGCGGGCGATTTGGTCGGTGCACCACCAGATCTGCCTCCCGAGACGCCGGTGTTGACCCACTTCTACTTCCCGAGCGCTGGGGGGTCGGTGTCGGCGGTGTTCGGGATGGATCTGGGGCGGCCCTCCGGTCGCGCACGGTTTCTCTCACACCCCGACGGCGACCGACGATTGACCGAAGAGGACGACCTCGCGGCGACCGTCCTCGTCGCGATTCCGCCGTACGGGCACGAGGACGTGGTCGCGTACGACCGTCGAGGCCGACGGCGCGAGTTGGTCCGCGTCGACGCCGCACCGCCGGAAGAGCGAGTCGACGACGCCTGACCGGTCGCTGCTTCCCGTCGGAGCGCCCGCGGACCACGACTTCGCAAGGTCCCTACTCCAAGTAGCCCAAGTCGCGGAGTTGGTCTGTTATCTCCTCGAACTCGGCCTCCGAGAGCGACCCGCGCTTCTGATGCTGGATGACGATGCTGCGCAGGAGGAACCGAACCAGGTCCGACGTCGAGGAGAAACTCGTCCCCTCAATGGTGTCTTCGACGCGCTCTGCGAGGTCTTTCGGGATGGAGACGGTGGTGTAGTCAGTCACACACGGCAGGACGGGCGGACGGCCGATAAGGCCGACGGAGGCGTCCGTCGGCGTGCGAGTCGATTCCCCGACGGTTTTAGTCCCCCGAGCGACAACACGTCTCTATGGCTGCGCGACCGCCGACGGGGGGTGGGTCTGACCCCGACGCTATCGAGTTCGGGATCGCTGTACTCGGCGAACGACTCGACCGCGCGGGGGTCCGATTCCCGGCGACGACGACAGAGTTGATCGAGTCGATGGACGACACTGAGGTCGCCTACGACGCCTCGGGCAACACGCTCGACGTCGCCGCGGAGCTTCGAGACCTCCCCGTAGAGCACTTCGATACCAAACGGGACGTACTTAATCGCCTCCATCCGATCTTCGAGGAACGACGCCGCAGCGGTGCGGGGTCACTGCTCGGGCGCGTTCGCACACTGTTACCGTTTTAATCACGTCACGAGCGAGCACTTCCTGACTACGTTGGAAGCAGTGGAGGGGCGACCTCGACGTTCCAACCCAACGTACCCACTCCGATCGACGCTGTCAGCGTGCGAATGGACCGCTATCGAGGGCCGAGGATCCGTAAATGGCTTCTCACATCTAGAGTTTTCCTCCGGAAGAGAAGAGAACCAGCGTAGCATCGCCCAGTGTGATCCAGTATCGAGTCGTCCCGTAGCGTCGAACCCCTGCGAATGCCACAAAGAGAGCCCGCCATACCAAACGGAATTCGAAGGGGATGTTCACACACGGTTGCCGTCTGCGTGTTTTGCTCAACAACCCGAATTTGATTGGGTAGTGCATCAGCTCGAATAGTACTCATAACACTCCTATCCCGCGAATTCGGCTTCAAGACGGCTACTCGCGTTCGTCCACGACTGCAGAAGCATCCGCAAGGATCGTTCCACACTCGAATTCACAGCCGTTCAAACACCAATTTCCGGGAGTGTGAACCGATTGTGAACCGCCTGTGTCCCTACTAGCGCCCCCCTCGGCGCAGCTCATCGCCGTTCGAGTGAGAATCAGACTGTGGAACACTCCCGCTTCCACCAGCACCAGCTACCCCCTGATGGGGCTGTCGAGAGTGTGGAAAAACGCTTGATGGTTAACTTAGCTCACAATAGAGCGGGTTCGCTTCCTCAGCAAGATGTCATCGTTCTGGCTCTGGGGGATCTGCACGCTGCTCGCCGTCTTCGCTGGAAGGTGCCGCATCGACAGCAGCATCTCCCTGCGGGCTTGTTGCACGCTCTACGCGTCGGACGCGATCGAGAGTCTCCTGGTGGAGTGTAACAACGAGGTCAGAGAGAACGCCGAAGATGAGTAACTGTACCCCAAGAATGATCCCAACACCAGCAACGATCGCAAGGACGTTGTGTGAAATCCCATTCACAAACCAGTCGTATGCAACGTAGGAGGCAATGAGCATCCCTGCAATACCGGCAACACCGCCAGCGCTCCCGAAGTAAAACAGCGGGTTCGATGTCTTTGCCTGCCGATAAATTGCCATCAGGATGATGCCACCATCTTTCACCGGATGGAGATTTGTATCGGACCCATCTGGACGTGGCAAGTACGTGATTGGGACGACAGTCGTGCGGACGCCGTGCCGCGCACACTCGACAGCCATCTCAGTCTCGATACCGAACCCATCAGCCGTGAGACGGAGTCGCCCGAAGGAGTCACGTGTGAAAGCGCGGTAACCAGAGAGAATGTCGCCGTAGTCTTCGTGGTGAACAAGCGAGAACAAACTGTTAAAGATAGTATTGCCAACGCTGTTCAGGCTCGTCATCGCGTCATCATGCATATTGGCAAACCGGTCGCCAATAACGTGTTCAGCGGTCCCCTCACGGAGCGGGGTGAGCATCGCGTCAGCATCGGCTGCCTCATATGTACCGTCTGCGTCTGCCATTAGAACATATTCTGCATCAACGTACTTACGAACGGCCTCACGAATGGCTTGTCCTTTTCCAGTGCCGGATTGAATCTCAACACGTGCGCCGGCATCACGAGCCAAGGCACGAGTGTCGTCTGTTGACCCACCGTCAATGACAAGAATATCTTCGTAGCCGTGAGATCGAAAGTCGGTGACGACGTCCGCAACGGTAGCGGCTTCGTCGTACGTGGGGAGGAGGACGCAGACGTCGTCAGTCATAATTAATTGGTGGAGGTGGTGGTGAGTTATTGGTTTCGGGAGCGCGACGAAAACGACTCATCTCAAACAATGACCAACTTAGAGATATTCATAGGTGTCCCCTCATTACAAAGTCGGCGTGTTTTATATTGAGTTGAATATCTACTCACACACAGGTTCAATGGCCCTCGACACCGTTTCTGTCTCAATTATTGTTCCAGTATATAATGATGCTACAGGGATAGCACAAACTATCGAGTCTTTGCTGAAATTGAATCACACCCCTGCAGAAATCCTAATCATCGACAACAACTCCACGGACAACACTCGAGATGTGATTCGCCAGAGTGCTGGAAACCACGACCACATCCAACTGCTTGTTGAAGATCAAGTACAGGGATCCTATGCAGCTCGAAATAGAGGAATAGAGTACGCAACGGGCGATGTCCTCGTCTTTCTGGATGCTGACGAGACTGTAACTAGTGACTGGCTGGGCGCTGCCGTCAGAGCATTAATTGATCAAGATGTCGACTACCTCGGCTGTAATGTGGAGCTCACGCTCGGCCAACACACGTACGTTGGAAAGTATAACGTTCGGACTGGCTTCCCGATCAAAGAATACATACAGAAACAACATTATGCACCAACTTGTGCTCTCCTTGTTCGAAAACAGGTATTTAATCAGATAGGCTCATTCGATAGCCGACTTATTTCAGGCGGTGATAAAGAATTTGGCGAGCGTGCCTATGAGGCGGGCTATAAGCAAGGGTATACCGATAGTGCAACCGTCTATCATCCTGCACGCACTCAATTCAAATCGCTTGCAAAAAAGAACATCCGTGTGGGTCGGGGATTTTGCCAATTACAGCGTCACTATCCTGAACGGTACGGAAATCCGGGAATCCCACCACGCCCTGAAGGCCCCACTACCAGCAGCGGTAACGGTAAAGAACCAACGTCGACGCAAGTTGTGTTCTTCGTTCTATCTATTGTTATGCTTGCCTTCCGTGGTTTTGGCTATTATTATGAGTTCATCTCCAGTCGAAAGACGGATTGAACGTCTGATTTTAGCTGCTTTGAGGTCTAAAAACCTTGCTCAGTGAGTACAAAATAAGGCGCGAGCAGAGAAGAGACACAGCGTCGAACGGCACTTTTACCCTTTTACACTCACGGGCCACAGGCCACGCAGTCACAATTGTTCCGCAGGGAACTGCGGCAATTTACGAATTAGCTTTTTCGACCACACCCGGAGTCAGAGTTGCATATAGATAGCCAAGCCCAACGACCGCGGTGAATACAAAGATCGTGAGCAACTGCTTGACTCCCGCAATTGACGGTGAACGAATCAATGCTGAAAGTCGTTTGGGTACGAAATGCATCATTAGTTGGTTGAGATATGCGCTCTTGTTATCTGGCGCATTTGGATACAAGAGGTCCATTACCCGCTTCGAATACCCCTGCCAGAACGATCGAAAGACCAGCCAAGTGAACTCACCCCGGTACTCGAACAACTTGTGGTGAACAATAGCACTCTCGGTGAATATCATCCCTTTCCCAAATGTGTTCAAAAGTCGAATCCCGACCGGGGCTTCGTGTGCTTGTAGGTGTTTGTCACCCTTACGCCCAGTGTTAGGGTCGTAACCGCCAACCTCGAGGAACTGCTCGCGGCGGTACGAAATATTCGAGCCGTAGGTATTACGCACCTCTTCACCGTCCTCAGCGAACCCCGGTTCGACGACCCCAACCAACCAATAGAATTCTTCCGGGAAGAAGTCAGGTTTGGCAACCTGCCAGTCAGGGCGGACGTCCCCACCGACAGCGATGGCGTCAGTAGACTCGTACACGTCGACGAGGTTCGCGACCCAATCTTCTTCAGCGACAGCGTCATCATCAATAAAGGCGACAATCTCGCCGCTAGCGAGCTCGGCGCCTTTTGTCCTACTGTAGGAGATGCCGCGGTTCTCGTCGTTGCAGTGAATGACTGTATTCGGTCGGTCGCTGAAATCCTCGCGGACTCGGTCGAACACCGCTTCGTTTCCGTCAACGACGAGGACGACCTCAACAGAGTCGTACGTCTGTGCGTACGCGCTCTCAACGGTCTCCGAAAACGCCTCATATCGGTCCATCGCGTACGTACACACGACGACAGAGACTTCCATTAGGTTGCTGTTGTTGGCAGGCCGCGTTAAAATTTGGTTATCGCGTCGCGCGCCGAGACGAGGGTTTCACAAGGCTTATCCTCGTTTTCCGAATTTACCGATGCAATGAGTCGCAGCGACAGTGACACGGCTCCGGATGGAGGATCGTCCCCAGCCTCCGTTTCGGGGTTAGACTACGACTTCTCGGGAAAGTCCGCCACGGACATCCTCCGAGACTTCTATCACGTCCCAGCCCTGCTCGCAGTGATTGCGGTGATGCTGTGGATTCGTCTCCAATCGTACAGTAACTTCATTCGAGACGGCGAGGTCTACTTCTCGGGCAACGACGCTTGGTACCACCTCCGTCAAGTTGAGTATACAGTTGCGAACTGGCCGTTCACGATGCCATATGACCCCTGGACGTACTACCCGTTCGGCACCAACGCTGCCCAGTTCGGTACGCTGTATGATCAGCTGGTCGCGACGGCGGCGTTAGTCGTCGGCCTCGGGTCACCCTCCGAGACGCTCGTGGCGCAGACGTTGCTCGTCGCGCCTGCAGTATTCGGCGCGCTTGTTGCTATCCCGACGTACCTCATTGGGAAGCGCCTCGGCGGCCGGCTCGGTGGCCTCTTCAGCGCCGTCATTCTGATGCTGCTTCCGGGAACGTTCCTCCGCCGAGGCCTCGTCGGTTTCGCAGATCACAACGTCGCAGAACCTCTATTCCAGGGTCTTGCAGTCGTTGCGTTGATGATCGCACTGGCGGTCGCTCAGCGTGACCGGCCTATCTGGGAACTCGCCCAAGCACGTGAGTGGGACGAACTCAAGCCGACTACAGCGTGGAGCGCACTAGCTGGCGTCGCGGTCTCGCTATACCTGTTCGTGTGGCCTCCGGGCGTCCTCCTCATTGGTATCTTTGGGGTCTATGTCATCTACCAGGTCGTGAGCGCCCACGCTGGTGAAACATCCTCCCCAGACCACGTGGCGTTTGTCGCTGCTGTCTCGATGGGAGTGACGACGCTGCTACTGCTACTTAACCTTGAGACGACTGGATTTAGCCCGACTGATTACGGGCTGCTGCAGCCATTTGCCTCGGCCAGTGTCGCCGTCGCTGCTATAGGATTAGCGTGGGGCGCCCGTATCCTGAACGCAGCAGATGACGAACGTCTCCGCGAGTTCGGCTTCCCCGGTGCGATTCTTGGGCTGTCGGTGGTCGGCGTCCTTGCGCTGTTGTTCGTTGACCTCTCGGTGTTTGTCACGATCCGGACGAACCTCCTGCGATTCGTCGGCTTCTCAGCGGGCGCGGAGACGCGAACCATCGGCGAGGCTCAGCCATTCCTTCAGTCTGGTTTAGTCCAGTATTACGGCGGCTTTGGCGTCGTACTTGCGGAGTACGGCTTTGCGTTCCTCACCGCAACTGCAGCGGCCGTGTGGCTCCTAGTAAAACCACTCTGGAAGCGCGGCACTACGGGTGACTACTACTACCTTGGCGGTTCAGCGGCGGTGTTGCTGTTAATCTTCGTCGGCGGCCCCGTGTTCAACAGCGTCGCGAGCGGCCTCGGATTCAGTCCGCAGGTGGCTGGCCTCGCACTGGTCGCCCTCCTCGTGTTCGGCGCAGTCGCGCGTATTCACTACGACGCCGAACACTTGTTCGTGTTCGTCTGGGCGGCGTTCATCACTGCCGCGGCGTTCACGCAGGTGCGCTTCAACTACTACCTCGCTGTCTCTGTGGCGGCGCTGAACGCGTACTTCCTGAAAGAAATCCTCGCAGTCATCGGCATCAACTTCGCGGAAGGACTCTCACTTCCGGACATCAAGACATACCAGTACATCGCCGTCGCGATGGCAGTGCTGGTCGTCTTGGGTCCGGTACTCGTCGTGCCGCTGTCGCTGGGTAACAGCGGCAGTCCCTCCATCGACCGCACGGGCACCGCCGTCGGCGTCGGCAACAATACCGGCCCTGGGTCGGTCACCATCTGGGATGAGAATCTCCAGTGGATGAATGAGAATACGCCCGCAGAGGGTAACCTCGAGGGTGCAGGTAACGCCGACGAGTTAGAGTACTACGGCACCTACGAGCGTCCTGCAGACAGTGACTACGATTACGCTGAGGGAACCTACGGCGTGATGTCGTGGTGGGACTACGGCCACTGGATCACGACGCGCGGCGAGCGCATCCCGCACGCTAACCCGTTCCAGCAGGGGGCGACTACGGCCGCGAACTTCCTGCTTGCACCGAGCGAAGAGCGTGCAGGTGAGGTCCTCGCTGGCATTGACGACGACGGCGAGGCCGAACAGATGCGATATGTGATGGTCGACTGGCAGATGGTCACCGTCGGCTCGAAGTTCGGCGCACCCGTCGTCTTCTACGACGACGAGAACGTCTCCGCGTCAGACTTCTATTCGCCAACGCTGCGCGCCCAGCAGACTGCACAGGGAACGCAGTACGGCGTGGCGTTCTACGACCGCGAACAGCGGTACTACGAGAGTATGATGGTTCGGCTGTACAAGCACCACGGGAGTCGGGCCGAACCGACGGTCAACACGCTGTTCGGTGAGCGTGTCGTCGTCTTCGACTACGACACCGTCTCCGCGAACGACGGAACGACGTACAAAGTGCTCCCACAAGGAGAGAACGCGACTGCCATTCGGACGTTCGCGAATATGAGCGCCGCTCAGCAGTTCGTCGAGGAAGACGGCACCGCACAAATCGGTGGTGTCGGGGCGTACCCGCGCGAGCCCGTGCCAGCGCTGGAACACTACCGCCTCGTGAGCACGACGAACACGTCGGCGTACGCTGCCGGCGATTACCAGCGGAGCGTCCTCCGTCAGTCGCAGTCGCTCGGCCTGCGTCCGTCGCTGCTCCAGCAGACGCAGCCGCAGTGGGTAAAAACGTTCGAGAAGGTGCCCGGTGCGACCATCGAAGGCTCGGGTGCAGACCCCAACGAAACGGTGACTGCGACGGTCCGCCTGCAGGTGCCGAACGGCGGCACCGGTGGCAACGCTTCGACGTTCACGTACACCCAAGAGACGACCGCTGGGCCTGACGGGAACTTCGAGTTCACCGTTCCGTACTCGACGGTTGGCTACGACGAGTACGGCCCTGAAAACGGCTACACCAACGTGAGTGTACGCGCCGTCGACGGCTACACCATCACCGGCGAGGTTCGCTCGAATGAGAGCGGCTACATCCTCCGCAACCAAGGGAACGTGAACGTGAGCGAGGGCCTCGTCAACGGCGATATGGATGGAAGCGCGTCGGTCGACCTCAGCGAGAGCGTCCTGCGTGTGCCCGAGGGTGCACAGAACGATTCTGCGTCGAACAACACGACCGAGAACACGAGTGCACTTCCCAGCGAGTTCGACTCGCTGAACGCGAACGGGCTTGACGCCGCCACCGCGACGGCGGCCGACTCACCTGACGCGGTCGGCGTTGACGACGGCCTCGCTGCCGAACCGTTTGAGATTCGCGCACCAACCAGCCGCAGTATCGCTCCGTAGATGAGTGACGCCGGAGACGACGAGGCGGGAACGCAACCCGACGGCGGCGTGGAAGCCGTCGACACCGACGCAATGTCGGTTGATGACGACCTCGCGAACGACGTCGGCGCGGTCGGTGCGTACCTCCGTGGCGTCGCAATGGGGGCGGCAGACGCTGTCCCCGGTGTCTCCGGCGGCACAATCGCGCTGATCACCGGTATCTACGACCGCCTGATCACGGCGTTCACCTCGGCGTCACCAGCGCTTGTGCGTCGTGTCCTCTCGGATCTGGTGTCCGACCCAGCCGACCTCAAGACGGTGTTTCGTGAGGTCGATGGCGCGTTCTTGCTCGCGTTGGGTGCGGGCATCGCAACAGCTATCCTCACCGTAACCCGCGCGCTTGACATCGCTTTAGAGACGATTCCAGTACTGACCTACGGGTTCTTCTTCGGCCTAATCGGAGCCTCGGCAGTCGTCTTACGTGGCGAACTCGTCTTGAATACGCGTGGCCGGATCGCTGCCGCAATCGTGGGCGTCGTCGTCGCGTTCGTCGCCTCTGGAAGCGCAAGCGCCGCGCTCGGTACCTCGGTCGCGGCAACATTCTTCGCAGGCGCAGTCGCAGTGAGCGCGATGATCCTCCCTGGTATCTCCGGATCGCTGTTGCTCGTTATCCTCGGCCAGTACGAACGGATGACGAGTGCGCTGTCGGCGTTCGTTGACGCCCTCCTGGCAACACTCACAGGCGGGTCAACGGCGACCGTCGTCGAGACGGGCGTACCCGTCGTCGCCTTCCTCTCCGGCGGTGTCGTTGGCCTGTTGACGGTCGCCCACACCGTGCGCGCGGCGCTGTCAGCCCGTCGGGAGGCGACGCTGGCGTTCCTCGTCGGACTCATCGTGGGTGCGCTTCGTGCCCCTGTCGTCAGAGTCACCGAGGCGGTCGGCAGCTGGACACTCACCATCGGCGGTGAGTTCGCCCTCGCCGCTGCAGTGGGAGCTGTACTTGTCGTCGGCGTCGAACGCGCTGCCGGCGGCATCGACATTGACTGATCCGGCATCGGTACCGCCACGAGTCGGTCACGCCCTACCTCTCTCACGTCCGCACGCTCGCGAGTCGCTCTCGTTTTGTCCCGGGCGGTCGGACTCGACGTTATGAGTGATGAGACCGCCGACACTGCGGTCCGCGAGGTAATCGTTCGCGCCGAAGGACACGAACACGTCTCTGCCGAGCACACCAGTACGTTCGAAGTGACGAGCGACGACTGGCTCACCCCCGCGGGCGACTGCATTCTCGCAGTCGACGCCGACACCACCCCCGCAGACGTGCCACAGTCGTTCGTCGAAGCGTGTCGAAGTCACGAGGCGACGATCACCGCTGAATTCGCCGCGGCCGATGCGACACAGACGGTCGAGGGGCACGGTCATCCGGACCTCACCTTCGAGGGCAACCGGAGTATGGTCGGGCGAACAAGCGAGTACGTTGATGAGCGAACCATTATGATCGGCGCGGACGCGGCCGCCACGGACTTCCACCGCCGACTCGTCACGGCGTTGGAACGGGGCGCACCGCTGACGATGACGCTGCGTGTCGAACCGTGACGCGGCAAGGCCGTCACCACGACCGTTACTGACCGCTATCCGTCTCCTCGACCGAACACTCCGCTTGTCTGACGCCCTCAACGGGCGACTCCGACTGCGTGTAGGTGTCGTCGCCGGGAGCCATCGCGAGCATCGGGAGCGACAGCGTGTAGTCGAACGCGATCGCGAACCGCGAGAACGGGTCCGCGAAGAACGAACTAACGTCGCCGACGCCGGCGAACACGAGGCCGGTTCGCAGCGAGACCACCTGCACCTCACCAGTGTTGCCGGTGATAGAAACGCCAAGCGCTCCTTTTCCTGTGAAGTTGGTGAACAGTGAAGTGTACACAGAGATGTCCATCGTCGGTCCCTCTGTACCAACGTCGAGGTCGCGACC harbors:
- a CDS encoding ribbon-helix-helix domain-containing protein, which produces MTDYTTVSIPKDLAERVEDTIEGTSFSSTSDLVRFLLRSIVIQHQKRGSLSEAEFEEITDQLRDLGYLE
- the aglJ gene encoding S-layer glycoprotein N-glycosyltransferase AglJ, with amino-acid sequence MTDDVCVLLPTYDEAATVADVVTDFRSHGYEDILVIDGGSTDDTRALARDAGARVEIQSGTGKGQAIREAVRKYVDAEYVLMADADGTYEAADADAMLTPLREGTAEHVIGDRFANMHDDAMTSLNSVGNTIFNSLFSLVHHEDYGDILSGYRAFTRDSFGRLRLTADGFGIETEMAVECARHGVRTTVVPITYLPRPDGSDTNLHPVKDGGIILMAIYRQAKTSNPLFYFGSAGGVAGIAGMLIASYVAYDWFVNGISHNVLAIVAGVGIILGVQLLIFGVLSDLVVTLHQETLDRVRRVERATSPQGDAAVDAAPSSEDGEQRADPPEPER
- a CDS encoding glycosyltransferase codes for the protein MALDTVSVSIIVPVYNDATGIAQTIESLLKLNHTPAEILIIDNNSTDNTRDVIRQSAGNHDHIQLLVEDQVQGSYAARNRGIEYATGDVLVFLDADETVTSDWLGAAVRALIDQDVDYLGCNVELTLGQHTYVGKYNVRTGFPIKEYIQKQHYAPTCALLVRKQVFNQIGSFDSRLISGGDKEFGERAYEAGYKQGYTDSATVYHPARTQFKSLAKKNIRVGRGFCQLQRHYPERYGNPGIPPRPEGPTTSSGNGKEPTSTQVVFFVLSIVMLAFRGFGYYYEFISSRKTD
- the aglG gene encoding glucosyl-dolichyl phosphate glucuronosyltransferase, with protein sequence MEVSVVVCTYAMDRYEAFSETVESAYAQTYDSVEVVLVVDGNEAVFDRVREDFSDRPNTVIHCNDENRGISYSRTKGAELASGEIVAFIDDDAVAEEDWVANLVDVYESTDAIAVGGDVRPDWQVAKPDFFPEEFYWLVGVVEPGFAEDGEEVRNTYGSNISYRREQFLEVGGYDPNTGRKGDKHLQAHEAPVGIRLLNTFGKGMIFTESAIVHHKLFEYRGEFTWLVFRSFWQGYSKRVMDLLYPNAPDNKSAYLNQLMMHFVPKRLSALIRSPSIAGVKQLLTIFVFTAVVGLGYLYATLTPGVVEKANS
- a CDS encoding oligosaccharyl transferase, archaeosortase A system-associated: MSRSDSDTAPDGGSSPASVSGLDYDFSGKSATDILRDFYHVPALLAVIAVMLWIRLQSYSNFIRDGEVYFSGNDAWYHLRQVEYTVANWPFTMPYDPWTYYPFGTNAAQFGTLYDQLVATAALVVGLGSPSETLVAQTLLVAPAVFGALVAIPTYLIGKRLGGRLGGLFSAVILMLLPGTFLRRGLVGFADHNVAEPLFQGLAVVALMIALAVAQRDRPIWELAQAREWDELKPTTAWSALAGVAVSLYLFVWPPGVLLIGIFGVYVIYQVVSAHAGETSSPDHVAFVAAVSMGVTTLLLLLNLETTGFSPTDYGLLQPFASASVAVAAIGLAWGARILNAADDERLREFGFPGAILGLSVVGVLALLFVDLSVFVTIRTNLLRFVGFSAGAETRTIGEAQPFLQSGLVQYYGGFGVVLAEYGFAFLTATAAAVWLLVKPLWKRGTTGDYYYLGGSAAVLLLIFVGGPVFNSVASGLGFSPQVAGLALVALLVFGAVARIHYDAEHLFVFVWAAFITAAAFTQVRFNYYLAVSVAALNAYFLKEILAVIGINFAEGLSLPDIKTYQYIAVAMAVLVVLGPVLVVPLSLGNSGSPSIDRTGTAVGVGNNTGPGSVTIWDENLQWMNENTPAEGNLEGAGNADELEYYGTYERPADSDYDYAEGTYGVMSWWDYGHWITTRGERIPHANPFQQGATTAANFLLAPSEERAGEVLAGIDDDGEAEQMRYVMVDWQMVTVGSKFGAPVVFYDDENVSASDFYSPTLRAQQTAQGTQYGVAFYDREQRYYESMMVRLYKHHGSRAEPTVNTLFGERVVVFDYDTVSANDGTTYKVLPQGENATAIRTFANMSAAQQFVEEDGTAQIGGVGAYPREPVPALEHYRLVSTTNTSAYAAGDYQRSVLRQSQSLGLRPSLLQQTQPQWVKTFEKVPGATIEGSGADPNETVTATVRLQVPNGGTGGNASTFTYTQETTAGPDGNFEFTVPYSTVGYDEYGPENGYTNVSVRAVDGYTITGEVRSNESGYILRNQGNVNVSEGLVNGDMDGSASVDLSESVLRVPEGAQNDSASNNTTENTSALPSEFDSLNANGLDAATATAADSPDAVGVDDGLAAEPFEIRAPTSRSIAP
- a CDS encoding DUF368 domain-containing protein, which translates into the protein MSVDDDLANDVGAVGAYLRGVAMGAADAVPGVSGGTIALITGIYDRLITAFTSASPALVRRVLSDLVSDPADLKTVFREVDGAFLLALGAGIATAILTVTRALDIALETIPVLTYGFFFGLIGASAVVLRGELVLNTRGRIAAAIVGVVVAFVASGSASAALGTSVAATFFAGAVAVSAMILPGISGSLLLVILGQYERMTSALSAFVDALLATLTGGSTATVVETGVPVVAFLSGGVVGLLTVAHTVRAALSARREATLAFLVGLIVGALRAPVVRVTEAVGSWTLTIGGEFALAAAVGAVLVVGVERAAGGIDID
- a CDS encoding DUF371 domain-containing protein, whose translation is MSDETADTAVREVIVRAEGHEHVSAEHTSTFEVTSDDWLTPAGDCILAVDADTTPADVPQSFVEACRSHEATITAEFAAADATQTVEGHGHPDLTFEGNRSMVGRTSEYVDERTIMIGADAAATDFHRRLVTALERGAPLTMTLRVEP
- a CDS encoding DUF7332 family protein, with the translated sequence MTSPLLRSLVAVVLVCSMLTGPAVAPAAADPADCFGDGRDLDVGTEGPTMDISVYTSLFTNFTGKGALGVSITGNTGEVQVVSLRTGLVFAGVGDVSSFFADPFSRFAIAFDYTLSLPMLAMAPGDDTYTQSESPVEGVRQAECSVEETDSGQ